One genomic segment of Dysosmobacter sp. Marseille-Q4140 includes these proteins:
- a CDS encoding RNA polymerase sigma factor translates to MDRWSDTVLRLAYTWTGSIHDAQDICQTVLLKLLTSPRRFDEERLERAWVLRVAVNCCKDWRKSAWQRRRAPMEAAADAAVYLPEPGESPVLEAVQALPEKYRRAVYLRYYEEYTVEEIAALMGCAPRQVSTYLYRGKAKLKTMLGGSYGTECLSE, encoded by the coding sequence GTGGACCGCTGGTCGGACACGGTGCTGCGCTTGGCGTACACCTGGACCGGCAGCATCCACGACGCCCAGGATATCTGCCAGACGGTGCTTTTGAAGCTGCTGACCAGCCCCCGCCGCTTTGATGAGGAGCGGCTGGAGCGGGCCTGGGTGCTGCGGGTGGCGGTCAACTGCTGCAAGGACTGGCGCAAGTCCGCCTGGCAGCGCCGCCGGGCGCCCATGGAGGCCGCGGCAGACGCCGCCGTCTACTTGCCGGAGCCGGGGGAGAGCCCGGTGCTGGAGGCGGTGCAGGCCCTGCCGGAGAAGTACCGCCGGGCCGTCTACCTGCGCTATTACGAGGAATATACCGTGGAGGAGATCGCGGCGCTGATGGGGTGTGCCCCCAGACAGGTCAGCACCTACCTCTACCGGGGCAAGGCCAAGCTGAAAACGATGCTGGGAGGCAGTTATGGAACAGAATGTCTATCGGAGTGA